The following coding sequences are from one Macaca mulatta isolate MMU2019108-1 chromosome 7, T2T-MMU8v2.0, whole genome shotgun sequence window:
- the OR5AU1 gene encoding olfactory receptor 5AU1 produces MKGANLSQGIEFELLGLTTDPRLQKLLFVVFLGMYTATLLGNLVMFLLIHVSATLHTPMYSLLKSLSFLDFCYSSTVVPQTLVNFLAKRKVISYFGCMTQMFFYAGFATSECYLIAAMAYDRYAAICKPLLYPTVMSPEVCASLIVGSYSAGFLNSLIHTSCIFSLKFCGAYVVTHFFCDGPPILSLSCVDTSLCEILLFIFAGFNLLSCTLTILISYILILNTILRMSSAQGRFKAFSTCASHLTAVCLFFGTTLFMYLRPRSSYSLTQDRTVAVIYTVVIPMLNPLIYSLRNKDVKEALIKVWGRKTME; encoded by the coding sequence ATGAAAGGGGCAAACCTGAGCCAAGGGATTGAGTTTGAGCTCTTGGGCCTCACCACTGACCCCCGGCTCCAGAAGCTGCTCTTCGTGGTGTTCCTGGGCATGTACACCGCCACTCTGCTGGGCAACCTGGTCATGTTCCTCCTGATCCATGTGAGTGCCACTCTGCACACACCCATGTACTCCCTCCTGAAGAGCCTCTCCTTCTTGGATTTCTGCTACTCCTCCACAGTTGTGCCCCAGACCCTGGTGAACTTCTTGGCCAAGAGGAAAGTGATCTCCTATTTTGGCTGCATGACTCAGATGTTCTTCTATGCGGGTTTTGCCACCAGTGAGTGCTATCTCATCGCTGCCATGGCCTATGACCGCTATGCTGCTATTTGTAAGCCCCTGCTCTATCCAACCGTCATGTCTCCTGAGGTCTGTGCCTCGCTGATTGTGGGCTCCTACAGTGCAGGATTCCTCAATTCTCTTATCCACACTAGCTGTATCTTTAGTCTGAAATTCTGCGGTGCTTATGTGGTCACTCACTTCTTCTGTGATGGACCACCCATCCTGTCCCTGTCTTGTGTAGACACCTCACTGTGTGAGATCCTGCTCTTCATTTTTGCTGGTTTCAACCTTTTGAGCTGCACCCTCACAATCTTGATCTCCTACATCTTAATTCTGAACACCATCCTGAGAATGAGCTCAGCCCAGGGCAGGTTTAAGGCATTTTCCACCTGTGCATCCCACCTCACTGCTGTCTGCCTCTTCTTTGGCACAACACTTTTTATGTACCTGCGCCCCAGGTCCAGCTACTCACTGACCCAGGACCGCACAGTTGCTGTGATCTACACAGTGGTTATCCCAATGCTGAACCCCCTCATCTACTCTTTGAGAAACAAGGACGTGAAGGAAGCTTTAATAAAGGTTTGGGGTAGGAAAACAATGGAATGA